Proteins encoded in a region of the Mercenaria mercenaria strain notata chromosome 1, MADL_Memer_1, whole genome shotgun sequence genome:
- the LOC123530963 gene encoding protein FAM161B-like: MATMATTHGLSVLTNSSVKPPLNPKTGLSASLHERPGPTLGRFSGIYFDDYDPDRQAEKEIFEPRFTSRPSTVDTPDLLQLGKLSDEEFYQKLLELKNEQRKILQKCEKVYIEKHKGVIAPTFPEEDAVKTPIRTVASNSYNETYRSETFVDEDGVLISTRRPRSPLSPARSASPFAGSRGNSPPRAESPARESLTDSFSRPPTGRPPIPLAAKSMTSPPSRPRSAPIPREIAKSLEDLRSATLGLKKSFEVSDSEYIPDDTVSEPYRDHDRSLSTIEHMWQNFSINDYTPRRSVKERTMERPSSAKVTRNEKRQKDSWRHRLTVPKPFTMTLRDESKEKKKSKNLKEFEEQKYQKEIEEEEELKKKFKARPVPAHVYLPLFDEIQEKGEEKRRHIRQQSAELLKSQEKPFSFLKREEDRKQHQRMERDCNDLGYTDTKTKTKPESFKANPVPKHIFDSTVDDKIMEEEEYRKIRIKMRAEELLRSSSLPPNMNTREQMKEQKEREQRMKNKRKGKGTKSATRLRINHEVPNYDALYRQFQQELQRRKGMRESTVSQPFRLETERTGKSTVERIKKEIEKEEETMRENRWPYKLPRTKVKLGHMSSSLDALPAKSTRSADARTSKTRSHIQKLSERELQEIEEDRRRRVKEMRLRRAIQEKTMTHDTPRETLEERKKKNREADRARMEEYEREMQEMKNRINRRPLLFEQESQVNAKKKAEKKFNATLRSVGLDEEFVQSRGSRSASVHDYTDDYDDDDDFEDTAVKRQDNTYTKRRDSEGSMSPVES, translated from the exons ATGGCAACAATGGCAACAACTCACGGTTTGTCAGTTTTAACGAATTCCAGTGTAAAGCCGCCCTTGAATCCTAAAACAGGATTATCTGCATCATTGCATGAAAGACCCGGGCCTACACTTGGAAGGTTTTCGGGAATTTACTTCGATGATTATGATCCTGACAGACAGgcagaaaaagaaatttttgaacCCAGATTCACATCGAGGCCCAGTACAGTAGACACGCCAGACCTTTTACAGTTAGGTAAACTCTCAGACGAAGAATTTTATCAGAAACTGTTAGAAttaaaaaatgaacaaagaaaaatattgcaaaagtgtgAGAAAGTTTACATTGAAAAACACAAGGGTGTGATTGCCCCTACATTTCCAGAGGAGGATGCTGTGAAGACCCCAATAAGAACAGTTGCATCAAATTCTTACAATGAAACATACAGATCGGAAACATTTGTTGATGAAGATGGTGTTCTTATATCAACACGGAGGCCAAGATCTCCTCTGTCTCCAGCTAGGTCAGCTTCCCCATTTGCAGGCAGCAGAGGTAATAGTCCACCAAGAGCTGAATCACCAGCAAGGGAGTCCCTGACAGACTCCTTCAGCAGACCGCCAACAGGAAGACCTCCAATACCACTTGCAGCAAAATCAATGACATCTCCACCATCCCGTCCAAGATCTGCACCAATTCCTCGTGAAATTGCAAAGTCACTCGAAGATCTTCGCTCGGCAACACTTGGCTTAAAAAAGTCATTTGAAGTGAGTGACAGTGAATATATTCCAGATGATACAGTCTCAGAGCCTTACAGAGATCATGATAGGTCTTTGTCTACAATAGAACATATGTGGCAAAACTTTTCAATAAATGATTATACACCTAGAAGATCTGTGAAAGAAAGAACCATGGAAAGACCATCTTCAGCAAAAGTAACACGTAATGAGAAGAGGCAGAAAGATAGTTGGCGTCATAGGCTCACAGTACCAAAACCTTTCACCATGACATTGAGAGATGAAAGTAAGGAAAAGAAGAAATCCAAGAATCTTAAAGAATTTGAAGAGCAAAAGTATCAAAAAGAAATTGAAGAGGAAGAAGAACTGAAGAAAAAATTCAAAGCAAGACCAGTTCCAGCTCATGTCTATCTGCCCCTGTTTGATGAAATTCAGGAAAAAGGTGAAGAAAAGCGACGTCATATAAGACAACAAAGTGCTGAATTGTTAAAATCTCAAGAAAAGCCGTTTAGTTTTTTGAAACGGGAAGAAGACAGAAAACAACATCAAAGAATGGAGAGAGATTGTAATGATTTAGGTTACACTGAcacaaaaactaaaacaaagCCTGAATCATTTAAGGCAAATCCAGTACCAAAGCATATATTTGATTCTACCGTTGATGACAAAATAATGGAAGAAGAGGAATACAGAAAGATCAGAATTAAAATGAGAGCAGAAGAATTGTTAAGGTCTTCATCTTTGCCACCAAATATGAATACAAGAGAACAAATGAAAGAGCAAAAAGAAAGAGAGCaaagaatgaaaaacaaaaggaaaGGTAAAGGAACAAAAAGTGCAACACGACTAAGAATTAACCATGAGGTCCCAAATTATGATGCATTGTATCGTCAGTTTCAGCAAGAATTACAGAGAAGGAAAGGAATGCGAGAATCAACTGTATCTCAGCCATTTAGACTTGAGACAGAGAGGACTGGCAAATCTACTGTAgaaagaattaaaaaagaaattgaaaaggaaGAAGAAACTATGAGGGAGAATAGATGGCCGTACAAACTCCCAAGGACAAAAGTTAAACTAG GTCACATGTCATCATCACTGGATGCCTTACCAGCAAAATCAACGAGGTCTGCAGATGCAAGAACCAGCAAAACTAG GAGCCACATTCAGAAGCTGTCAGAGAGAGAACTTCAGGAAATCGAGGAAGATCGACGTCGACGTGTAAAGGAAATGAGATTGAGAAGAGCAATCCAAGAGAAAACTATGACACATGATACACCTAGAGAGACTCTGGaggagagaaagaaaaaaaacag gGAAGCAGATAGAGCCAGAATGGAAGAGTATGAAAGAGAAATGCAGGAGATGAAGAACAGAATAAACAGAAGACCACTATTGTTTGAACAGGAATCTCAG GTAAATGCTAAAAAGAAGGCAGAGAAGAAGTTTAACGCCACGTTGAGAAGTGTTGGTTTGGACGAAGAGTTTGTACAGAGCCGAGGATCTAGGTCAGCTAGTGTTCATGATTACAcagatgattatgatgatgatgatgatttcgAGGACACTGCTGTGAAACGTCAAGATAACACCTACACTAAGCGTCGAGACTCTGAGGGTTCTATGTCCCCTGTAGAAAGTTGA